In a genomic window of Bradyrhizobium ontarionense:
- a CDS encoding DNA translocase FtsK produces the protein MRMPAIERVIPLVNHLPTSLRDALVRRLRELAGLALIGLSGIAAAALMTWSVQDPSLSHATSRAIRNIVGYPGAIGADLLMQILGLGAIMVILPIAIRGWRMMTHRPFDREALRFGAWILGAIIAAGFASCWPRSHAWPLPTGLGGVVGDALVRAPAVVFGPPGLIYRLVLGSLLLVAMIGCLLVAGGLGARETDHELLADEDDDTPPTDSEDDDDKSAVRLGWVFHAIMSAKARVGWFLSTAYRALVSSGPQPRSAAAGRHEPSLGGGRARPTLAPEMEADGGDEDEGGEDEEEEEEPAPRARKKPTPKTPPRKSNDKYDLPSVSMLAAPKATDRQPLSKSELEANSRALEGVLQDFGVRGEIVKAHPGPVVTLYELEPAPGIKSSRVIGLSDDIARSMSALSARVAVVPGRNAIGIELPNAHREKVYLRELLVAKEATESVAKLPLCLGKNIGGESIIIDLARTPHMLIAGTTGSGKSVAINTMILSLVYRLRPDQCRLIMVDPKMLELSVYDGIPHLLTPVVTDPKKAVVALKWAVREMEERYKKMAKLGVRNIDGYNARLVEARNKGEELTRTVHTGFDKETGKAIYEEEKLDLDPLPYIVIIVDEMADLMMVAGKDIEGTVQRLAQMARAAGLHVILATQRPSVDVITGTIKANFPTRISFQVTSKIDSRTILGEMGAEQLLGQGDMLYMAGGGRISRVHGPFCSDEEVEKVVRHLKTQGSPEYLEAVTAEEPSEEDGAVFDATGMGGGGGGDDLFSQAVAVVKRDRKASTSYIQRRLQIGYNKAASLMERMEQEGIVGQANHAGKREILVPEEEGGF, from the coding sequence ATGCGGATGCCGGCGATCGAGCGAGTCATTCCCCTGGTCAACCACCTGCCGACGTCGCTGCGCGACGCGCTGGTGCGGCGGCTGCGCGAGCTCGCTGGGCTGGCCCTGATCGGATTGTCGGGTATCGCTGCAGCGGCCCTGATGACCTGGTCGGTTCAGGATCCGAGCCTGAGCCACGCGACCTCGCGCGCGATCCGCAACATCGTCGGCTATCCCGGCGCGATCGGTGCCGACCTCCTGATGCAGATCCTCGGCCTCGGCGCGATCATGGTGATCCTGCCGATCGCGATCCGCGGCTGGCGCATGATGACCCATCGCCCGTTCGACCGCGAGGCGCTGCGGTTCGGCGCATGGATCCTCGGCGCGATCATCGCCGCCGGTTTTGCCAGCTGCTGGCCGCGCTCGCATGCCTGGCCGCTGCCGACGGGCTTGGGCGGCGTGGTCGGCGACGCCCTGGTGCGCGCGCCGGCGGTGGTGTTCGGACCCCCCGGGCTGATCTATCGCCTCGTGCTCGGCAGCCTGCTCCTGGTCGCCATGATCGGCTGCCTGCTGGTCGCCGGTGGCTTGGGCGCGCGGGAGACCGATCACGAGCTGCTGGCGGACGAGGACGACGACACGCCGCCGACCGATTCCGAGGATGACGACGACAAGAGCGCCGTGCGGCTCGGCTGGGTGTTCCACGCCATCATGAGCGCCAAGGCGCGGGTCGGCTGGTTCCTCAGCACGGCCTATCGCGCGCTGGTCTCCAGCGGCCCGCAGCCGCGCAGCGCCGCTGCGGGCCGGCACGAGCCCAGCCTTGGCGGCGGCCGTGCCCGGCCGACCCTGGCGCCGGAGATGGAGGCGGACGGCGGCGACGAGGACGAGGGTGGGGAGGACGAGGAAGAAGAAGAGGAGCCTGCCCCCCGCGCGCGCAAGAAGCCCACGCCCAAGACGCCACCACGCAAGTCCAACGACAAATACGACCTGCCCTCGGTCTCGATGCTGGCCGCGCCCAAGGCCACTGACCGCCAGCCGCTGTCCAAGAGTGAGCTCGAGGCCAATTCGCGCGCACTCGAAGGCGTGCTGCAGGACTTCGGCGTGCGCGGCGAGATCGTCAAGGCGCACCCCGGCCCCGTCGTCACCTTGTACGAGCTGGAGCCCGCACCGGGCATCAAATCCTCCCGCGTGATCGGTCTGTCCGACGACATCGCCCGCTCGATGAGCGCGCTGTCGGCGCGTGTCGCCGTCGTGCCGGGCCGCAACGCGATCGGCATCGAGCTGCCCAACGCGCACCGCGAGAAGGTGTACCTGCGCGAGCTGCTGGTGGCGAAGGAAGCCACGGAAAGCGTGGCCAAGCTGCCGCTCTGCCTCGGCAAGAACATCGGCGGCGAATCCATCATCATCGATCTCGCCCGCACGCCGCATATGCTGATCGCCGGCACCACCGGCTCGGGCAAGTCGGTCGCGATCAACACCATGATCTTGAGCTTGGTCTACCGTCTCAGGCCTGACCAGTGCCGCCTGATCATGGTCGATCCGAAGATGCTCGAACTGTCGGTCTATGACGGCATTCCGCATCTGCTCACGCCGGTCGTGACCGATCCGAAGAAGGCCGTCGTCGCGCTGAAATGGGCCGTGCGCGAGATGGAAGAGCGCTACAAGAAGATGGCCAAGCTCGGCGTGCGCAACATCGACGGCTACAACGCCCGCCTGGTCGAAGCGCGCAACAAGGGCGAGGAGCTGACGCGTACCGTCCATACCGGCTTCGACAAGGAGACCGGCAAGGCGATCTACGAGGAAGAGAAGCTCGACCTCGATCCCCTGCCCTACATCGTCATCATCGTCGACGAGATGGCAGACCTGATGATGGTCGCCGGCAAGGACATCGAGGGCACGGTGCAGCGCCTGGCGCAGATGGCGCGCGCCGCCGGCCTGCACGTGATCCTGGCCACCCAGCGTCCGTCGGTCGACGTCATCACCGGCACCATCAAGGCGAACTTCCCGACCCGTATCTCCTTCCAGGTCACCTCCAAGATCGACAGCCGCACCATCCTGGGCGAGATGGGCGCCGAGCAGCTGCTCGGCCAGGGCGACATGCTCTACATGGCCGGCGGCGGCCGCATCAGCCGCGTGCACGGTCCGTTCTGCTCGGACGAGGAGGTCGAAAAGGTGGTGCGCCATCTCAAGACGCAGGGCTCGCCCGAATATCTCGAGGCGGTCACCGCCGAGGAGCCGAGCGAGGAGGACGGCGCCGTGTTCGATGCCACCGGCATGGGCGGTGGTGGCGGCGGTGACGACCTGTTCTCCCAGGCCGTCGCTGTCGTCAAACGCGACCGCAAGGCCTCAACCAGCTACATTCAACGGCGGCTGCAGATCGGCTATAACAAGGCCGCTTCGCTGATGGAGCGGATGGAACAGGAAGGCATCGTCGGCCAGGCCAACCACGCCGGCAAGCGCGAGATCCTGGTGCCCGAGGAAGAAGGCGGGTTCTGA
- a CDS encoding outer membrane lipoprotein carrier protein LolA, giving the protein MAAWLIGCAVVASTLAGAAGHATAQTTPAPKSGPKGGAQLSASDQQRGAQTTGTTQTVPPNPIIPDPRRNVPASIFTSFDANQKAQAAKVSAYLSSLQTLVGNFVQVGPDGSKTKGDFYIQKPGKVRFEYEPPTPIDIIADGSSLVVRDRKLATQDVYPLSQTPLRYLLSDRIDLLKDTNVIAVASDDLYVTITIEEKQALIGTSRMMLMLGAKDGQLKQWTVTDPQGYDTTIAVYNLDTTKKLDPNMFKIDFTAYPSTPPG; this is encoded by the coding sequence ATGGCCGCTTGGCTGATTGGGTGCGCCGTTGTTGCCAGCACCCTGGCCGGCGCGGCGGGCCACGCCACCGCCCAGACCACGCCGGCACCGAAGTCCGGCCCGAAGGGCGGCGCTCAGCTCAGCGCCTCCGACCAGCAGCGCGGCGCGCAGACCACCGGCACCACCCAGACCGTTCCGCCGAACCCGATCATCCCGGATCCCCGGCGCAACGTCCCGGCCAGCATCTTCACGTCCTTCGACGCCAACCAGAAGGCCCAGGCGGCCAAGGTGAGCGCCTATCTGTCGTCGCTGCAGACGCTGGTCGGAAACTTCGTTCAGGTCGGGCCGGACGGCAGCAAGACCAAGGGTGATTTCTACATCCAGAAGCCCGGCAAGGTCCGCTTCGAGTACGAGCCGCCGACGCCGATCGACATCATCGCCGACGGCTCCTCGCTGGTCGTCCGCGACCGCAAGCTCGCGACCCAGGACGTCTATCCGCTGTCGCAGACGCCGCTGCGCTATCTGCTGTCCGACCGGATCGACCTGCTCAAGGACACCAACGTCATCGCGGTCGCGTCCGACGACCTCTACGTCACGATCACGATCGAGGAAAAGCAGGCGCTGATCGGCACCAGCCGGATGATGCTGATGCTCGGCGCCAAGGATGGCCAGCTCAAGCAGTGGACCGTCACCGATCCGCAAGGCTACGATACGACGATCGCCGTCTACAATCTGGATACGACCAAGAAGCTCGATCCGAACATGTTCAAGATCGACTTCACGGCCTACCCGAGCACGCCGCCCGGCTGA
- a CDS encoding DUF2336 domain-containing protein — MPPAPSAAPPAKSPVGEARTVSELATDILRKTTSLLLAGPRPAADEQLDLYDQMFARLMPQVGTDVLTELSAALAGVERAPYATARLLAVHPEVRIAAPMLAKAAVLGERDLADFIRTGSQSHLVAIASRRGIGETLTTLLIGRGHPAVRMALAQNLTARLSEDSYRSLFKVAERDEDLAEKLALRTDLPAKLSRAFVTAASEGARARFIKAAPPATRATLQAAPARTAGAAMRAIWDYQQVKTEVAALSRTGKLGDSAVNRFCVTGDFPAVIAALALLCDVSIELIESLMDENRLGDLLLACKAARLSWATTAMLLRGRPGYDVIQAEDVEEARKRFEKLALSEAQWKVRGLKPS; from the coding sequence ATGCCTCCAGCGCCTTCGGCCGCTCCACCAGCCAAGTCGCCCGTCGGCGAAGCGAGAACGGTGTCCGAGCTCGCCACCGACATCCTGCGCAAGACAACGAGCCTGTTGCTGGCCGGTCCGCGGCCGGCCGCCGACGAGCAGCTCGACCTCTATGACCAGATGTTCGCACGGCTGATGCCGCAGGTCGGCACGGATGTGCTGACCGAACTGAGCGCGGCGCTGGCCGGCGTCGAGCGCGCGCCTTACGCGACTGCGCGGCTGCTGGCCGTCCATCCCGAGGTGCGCATCGCCGCGCCGATGCTGGCCAAGGCGGCCGTGCTCGGCGAACGCGACCTTGCGGATTTCATCAGGACCGGCAGCCAGTCCCATCTCGTGGCCATCGCCAGCCGCAGGGGAATCGGAGAGACGCTGACGACGCTGCTGATCGGCCGCGGCCATCCGGCCGTGCGCATGGCGCTGGCGCAGAATCTGACCGCGCGCCTGTCCGAGGATAGCTATCGCAGCCTGTTCAAGGTCGCCGAGCGCGATGAGGACCTCGCCGAGAAGCTTGCGCTACGCACCGACCTTCCGGCCAAGCTCTCCCGCGCCTTCGTCACGGCAGCAAGCGAGGGCGCCCGCGCCCGCTTCATCAAGGCTGCGCCGCCGGCGACCCGCGCCACCTTGCAGGCGGCTCCGGCCCGGACGGCCGGTGCGGCAATGCGCGCCATCTGGGACTATCAGCAGGTCAAGACCGAGGTCGCTGCGCTCAGTCGCACCGGCAAGCTCGGTGATTCCGCGGTCAACCGCTTCTGCGTGACCGGCGATTTTCCCGCCGTCATCGCGGCGCTTGCGCTGCTCTGCGACGTCTCGATCGAGCTGATCGAATCGCTGATGGATGAGAATCGCCTCGGCGATCTCCTGCTGGCCTGCAAGGCGGCGCGGCTGAGCTGGGCGACGACCGCAATGCTCCTGCGCGGCCGCCCCGGCTACGACGTGATCCAGGCGGAGGACGTAGAGGAGGCGCGCAAGCGCTTCGAGAAGCTGGCGCTGTCCGAGGCGCAGTGGAAGGTCCGTGGGCTCAAGCCGAGCTGA
- a CDS encoding nucleotidyltransferase family protein: MPVKPHKAMVLAAGLGLRMRPLTDTMPKPLVRVAGRPLLDHVLDRLGDAGVTEAVVNVRYLADQIIEHTATRTTPRVIISDERDQVLGTGGGVVKALPLLGHEPFFHVNSDTMWIEGVRHNLSRLADTFDPERMDIMLLMAPTATSIGYSGLGDYAMLADGTLRKRREHQVVPFVYAGAAIISPAIFDGAPKGEFSLTRMFDKANEQERLFGLRLEGVWMHVGTPDAVIAAEEALLESAA; encoded by the coding sequence ATGCCCGTCAAGCCGCACAAAGCCATGGTCCTCGCCGCCGGTCTCGGATTACGGATGCGCCCGCTGACGGACACGATGCCCAAGCCGCTGGTGCGCGTGGCTGGCCGTCCGCTGCTCGATCACGTGCTCGACCGCCTGGGCGACGCCGGCGTCACCGAAGCGGTCGTCAACGTGCGCTACCTGGCCGACCAGATCATCGAACACACCGCCACCCGCACGACCCCTCGCGTGATCATCTCGGACGAGCGCGACCAGGTGCTCGGCACTGGCGGCGGGGTCGTCAAGGCGCTGCCGCTGCTGGGCCACGAGCCGTTCTTCCACGTCAATTCCGACACGATGTGGATCGAGGGCGTGCGCCACAATCTGTCGCGGCTCGCCGATACTTTCGACCCCGAACGCATGGACATCATGCTGCTGATGGCGCCGACCGCGACCTCGATCGGCTATTCCGGCCTGGGCGACTACGCGATGCTCGCCGACGGCACGTTGCGCAAGCGGCGGGAACACCAGGTGGTGCCGTTCGTCTATGCGGGAGCCGCCATCATCTCGCCTGCGATCTTCGACGGCGCGCCCAAGGGCGAGTTCTCGCTGACCAGGATGTTCGACAAGGCGAACGAGCAGGAGCGGCTGTTCGGCCTGCGGCTCGAAGGCGTGTGGATGCATGTCGGCACGCCCGATGCGGTGATCGCGGCCGAAGAGGCGCTGCTGGAGAGCGCGGCTTAG
- a CDS encoding aminotransferase class I/II-fold pyridoxal phosphate-dependent enzyme produces the protein MAMTASSLAPAGAVHSDGERSPFARLTELLAPYTPGKPLITLAVGEPQHPVPDFVGPVLAQHIADFGRYPAAKGIEPFRKAAARWLSARFALPRAIDPDHEILVLNGSREGLFFAAHAALRHVGPRRGRPAILMPNPFYPVYGVGARTAGCDSIYLPTTRENGFLPDLDTLDEATLSRTIAFYIASPANPQGSVASPDYMRRLKQLADRFGFLIFSDECYSEIYTRQAPGSMLEHAGPDYTNVIAFQSLSKRSNVPGMRVGFAAGDRRFLAAYHELRNVAAPQVPVPLQHVAVAAYGDEAHVEENRRLYRAKFDLADQIIGNRYGYHRPDGGFCVWLDVADRGGDEAVAVKLYRDAGVRVVPGSYLARLQGDGFNPGAGYIRLALVADSESTGEALHRLVEALG, from the coding sequence ATGGCAATGACCGCTTCATCCCTCGCGCCCGCTGGCGCCGTCCATTCGGACGGCGAGCGCTCGCCTTTTGCGCGGCTGACCGAACTGCTCGCCCCCTACACGCCGGGCAAGCCCTTGATCACGCTGGCCGTGGGCGAGCCGCAGCACCCGGTTCCGGATTTCGTCGGCCCGGTGCTGGCGCAACACATCGCTGATTTCGGCCGCTACCCCGCCGCCAAGGGCATCGAACCGTTCCGCAAGGCTGCGGCACGCTGGCTGTCGGCCCGATTCGCATTGCCGCGTGCAATCGATCCCGATCACGAGATCCTGGTCCTGAACGGCAGCCGTGAGGGCCTGTTCTTCGCCGCCCACGCGGCGCTTCGGCATGTCGGCCCGCGCCGCGGCCGGCCGGCGATCCTGATGCCCAATCCGTTCTATCCGGTCTACGGCGTCGGCGCGCGCACCGCGGGCTGCGACTCCATCTACCTGCCGACCACGCGCGAGAACGGCTTTCTGCCCGACCTCGATACGCTCGACGAGGCGACGCTGTCGCGCACGATCGCCTTCTACATCGCCTCGCCGGCAAACCCGCAAGGATCGGTCGCGTCGCCGGACTACATGCGTCGGCTGAAGCAGCTCGCCGATCGCTTCGGCTTCCTGATCTTCAGCGACGAATGCTATTCGGAGATCTACACTCGGCAGGCGCCGGGCAGCATGCTCGAACATGCCGGCCCCGACTACACCAACGTGATCGCGTTCCAGTCGCTGTCGAAGCGCTCGAACGTGCCGGGCATGCGCGTCGGATTTGCCGCCGGTGATCGGCGCTTCCTGGCCGCCTACCACGAGCTGCGCAACGTCGCCGCGCCGCAGGTGCCCGTGCCGCTGCAGCACGTCGCGGTCGCCGCCTATGGCGACGAAGCGCATGTCGAGGAAAATCGCCGGCTGTACCGGGCCAAGTTCGACCTCGCCGACCAGATCATCGGCAATCGCTACGGCTATCACCGCCCCGACGGCGGCTTCTGCGTCTGGCTCGACGTCGCCGATCGCGGTGGTGACGAGGCCGTCGCCGTGAAGCTCTATCGTGACGCCGGTGTGCGCGTGGTGCCCGGCAGCTATCTCGCGCGTCTACAAGGCGACGGCTTCAATCCCGGCGCCGGCTACATCAGGCTCGCTCTGGTGGCGGACAGCGAATCGACCGGTGAGGCACTGCACCGGCTGGTCGAGGCCCTGGGTTAG
- a CDS encoding PilZ domain-containing protein — protein MSERQKGERVVFERGIPAFMMGIDGTWRRNCTIEDVSETGAKLTVEGSVEGLHLKEFFLLLSSTGLAYRRCELAWVNGDQIGVTFLKTGKKKANKRAAAEA, from the coding sequence ATGTCGGAACGGCAGAAGGGCGAACGCGTCGTCTTCGAGCGCGGCATTCCCGCTTTCATGATGGGCATCGACGGCACCTGGCGTCGCAACTGCACCATCGAGGACGTCTCCGAGACCGGCGCCAAGCTGACGGTCGAGGGCTCGGTCGAAGGCCTGCATCTGAAGGAATTCTTCCTGCTGCTGTCGTCGACAGGCCTCGCCTATCGGCGCTGCGAGCTTGCCTGGGTCAATGGCGACCAGATCGGCGTCACGTTCCTGAAGACCGGGAAGAAGAAGGCCAACAAGCGCGCAGCCGCCGAGGCCTGA
- the bamA gene encoding outer membrane protein assembly factor BamA, translating to MMRLRLPAVLALTLLAMPVLSLPRMVVAAPVAAATLITVEGNRRVETDTIRSYFKAGPDGTLDAGQVDDGLKALIETGLFADVKIDRQGGRLVVRVVENPVIGRVAFEGNKKVKDEQLTAEVQSKPRGTLSRPMVQSDALRIAEIYRRSGRYDVRVTPEIIEQPNNRVDLVFTVVEGAKTNVKSVTFVGNSAYSAARLRDVIKTHESNWLSFLGNNDVYDPDRVEADRDLIRRFYLKNGYADVQVVAALTEYDPGQKGFLVTFQIEEGQQYRVGSVQFQSSVAALDANALRTYSRVNVGALYNVEQLEKSVEEMQIEASRRGFAFAVVRPRGDRNLEAHTVAIAFQVDEGPRTYIERITIRGNTRTRDYVIRREFDISEGDAYNRALVDRAERRLKNLDFFKEVKVTTEPGSSSDRVILVVGLEEKSTGDFSISGGYSTTDGALAEVSISERNFLGRGLFAKAAVTYGQYTRGVSLSFVEPYLLDYRVALGLDVSYRQQLANSTTSYGTRTIGFSPRLGFQLREDLSLQLRYSLYRQEITLPSYLANCNNNAANGLLAFNPTPAYIASVLGGVDPTNSTTSGVYGYGCYGDGESSLAVRKELNDGAALTSALGYTLTYNTLDNNKNPTEGLLIDWRQDFAGVGGNVSYLKSAVDAKYYTPLVSDIVSVIHLQGGLLNKIGDKDLRMLDHYQMGPNLVRGFASNGIGPRDITYRNLGATGDALGGTKYWGASAELQMPFWFLPKEVGLKGAVYADAGSLWGYQGPTSWAATGEVNTAACKCGLQYDDSKVVRSSVGVGLIWASPFGPLRFDYAVPLSKGKYDTVQEFRFGGGTSF from the coding sequence ATGATGCGTCTGAGATTGCCGGCTGTGCTTGCCCTGACCCTGCTGGCCATGCCGGTTTTGTCGCTGCCCCGCATGGTCGTGGCCGCTCCTGTCGCGGCTGCGACATTGATCACGGTCGAGGGCAACCGGCGCGTCGAGACCGACACCATCCGCTCCTACTTCAAGGCAGGCCCCGACGGGACGCTCGACGCCGGCCAGGTCGACGACGGCCTGAAAGCGTTGATCGAGACCGGCCTGTTCGCGGACGTTAAGATCGACCGACAGGGCGGCCGGCTGGTCGTGCGCGTGGTCGAGAACCCCGTGATCGGCCGCGTTGCCTTCGAGGGCAACAAGAAGGTCAAGGACGAACAGCTCACCGCCGAGGTGCAGTCGAAGCCGCGCGGCACGCTGTCGCGTCCGATGGTGCAGTCGGATGCGCTGCGCATCGCCGAGATCTACCGGCGCTCCGGCCGCTACGACGTCCGCGTCACGCCGGAGATCATCGAGCAACCCAACAATCGCGTCGATCTCGTCTTCACCGTGGTCGAGGGCGCCAAGACCAACGTCAAGTCGGTCACCTTCGTTGGCAACAGCGCCTATTCAGCGGCCCGGCTGCGCGACGTGATCAAGACCCACGAATCGAACTGGCTCAGCTTTCTCGGCAACAACGACGTCTACGATCCCGACCGGGTCGAGGCCGACCGTGACCTGATCCGCCGCTTCTACCTGAAGAACGGCTATGCCGACGTGCAGGTCGTGGCCGCACTCACCGAATACGATCCGGGGCAGAAGGGCTTCCTGGTCACGTTCCAGATCGAGGAAGGCCAGCAATATCGCGTCGGCTCGGTGCAGTTCCAGTCGAGCGTCGCTGCGCTCGACGCCAACGCCCTGCGCACCTATTCGCGCGTCAATGTCGGCGCGCTGTATAATGTCGAGCAGCTCGAGAAGTCGGTCGAGGAGATGCAGATCGAGGCCTCGCGCCGCGGCTTCGCCTTTGCCGTTGTGCGTCCGCGCGGCGATCGCAATCTCGAGGCACATACGGTGGCGATCGCATTCCAGGTCGACGAGGGGCCGCGCACCTATATCGAGCGTATCACGATCCGCGGCAACACCCGTACCCGCGACTACGTGATCCGGCGCGAATTCGACATCTCCGAGGGCGACGCCTACAATCGCGCACTGGTCGATCGTGCCGAGCGACGGCTGAAGAACCTCGACTTCTTCAAGGAGGTGAAGGTCACGACCGAGCCGGGCTCGTCGAGCGACCGCGTGATCCTGGTCGTTGGCCTCGAGGAGAAGTCGACCGGCGACTTCTCGATCTCCGGCGGCTACTCGACGACTGACGGCGCGCTGGCCGAGGTCTCGATCTCCGAGCGCAACTTCCTCGGGCGCGGTCTGTTCGCCAAGGCCGCTGTCACCTATGGCCAGTATACGCGCGGCGTGTCGCTGTCCTTTGTCGAACCCTATCTGCTCGACTACCGGGTCGCCCTCGGGCTCGACGTCTCCTATCGTCAGCAGCTGGCCAACAGCACCACGAGCTACGGCACGCGGACCATCGGCTTCAGCCCGCGCCTCGGCTTTCAGCTGCGTGAGGATCTGTCGCTGCAGCTGCGCTATTCGCTATACCGGCAGGAGATCACGCTGCCGTCCTATCTCGCCAACTGCAACAACAATGCTGCCAACGGACTGCTCGCCTTCAATCCGACTCCGGCCTATATCGCCAGCGTGCTCGGCGGAGTCGACCCGACCAATTCGACCACCTCGGGCGTCTACGGCTATGGCTGCTACGGCGACGGCGAGTCGTCGCTGGCAGTCCGCAAGGAGCTGAACGACGGCGCCGCGCTGACCTCGGCGCTTGGCTACACCCTCACCTACAACACGCTCGACAACAACAAGAACCCGACCGAGGGCCTGCTGATCGATTGGCGGCAGGACTTTGCCGGCGTCGGCGGCAATGTCAGCTATCTCAAGTCGGCGGTGGATGCGAAATACTACACGCCGCTGGTGTCCGACATCGTCAGCGTGATCCATCTGCAGGGTGGCCTGCTGAACAAGATCGGCGACAAGGACCTGCGCATGCTCGACCATTACCAGATGGGCCCCAACCTGGTGCGTGGCTTCGCGTCGAACGGCATCGGTCCGCGCGACATCACCTATCGCAATCTCGGCGCCACCGGCGACGCACTCGGCGGCACCAAATATTGGGGCGCCTCGGCCGAGCTGCAGATGCCGTTCTGGTTCCTGCCGAAGGAAGTCGGCCTCAAGGGCGCCGTCTACGCCGACGCCGGCTCGCTGTGGGGCTATCAGGGCCCGACCTCGTGGGCGGCCACCGGCGAGGTCAATACCGCCGCCTGCAAATGCGGCCTGCAATATGATGACAGCAAGGTGGTGCGCTCGTCGGTTGGCGTCGGCCTGATCTGGGCCTCGCCCTTTGGTCCGCTGCGCTTCGACTACGCGGTGCCGCTGTCGAAGGGCAAATACGACACCGTGCAGGAATTCAGGTTCGGCGGCGGCACGTCGTTCTGA
- a CDS encoding YifB family Mg chelatase-like AAA ATPase has product MVQRVSTVAFEGIEARAVDVQVQVAPGLPAFAIVGLPDKAVSEARERVRSALIASGLALPARRITVNLAPADVPKEGSHYDLPIALGLMAAIGAIPPDALGGFTVLGELGLDGSIAPVAGVLPAAIGANSREEGLICPAACGAEAAWASPDIQIIAASSLIQIANHFKGTQVLSRPQPRIHEAQASLLDLRDIKGQESGKRALEIAAAGGHHLLMIGSPGAGKSMLAARLPSILPPLSPAELLEVSMIASVAGEIEGGALTSKRPFRSPHHSASMAALTGGGLRAKPGEISLAHQGVLFLDELPEFDPRVLDSLRQPLENGEVSISRANHRVTYPARFMLVAAMNPCRCGKAFEPGYACKRGRIDRCTADYQMRISGPLMDRIDLRIEVPAVTAADLILPPAKEGSKEVAARVAAARDVQRKRYAKAGLPHVRTNAEAPAAVLDEIARLDAPGQKLLREAAETMRLSARGYHRVLRVARTLADLDHTDAIGRLHLAEALSYRALAEDNRHAA; this is encoded by the coding sequence ATGGTCCAGCGGGTTTCTACCGTCGCCTTCGAAGGGATCGAGGCCCGCGCCGTCGACGTGCAGGTCCAGGTCGCGCCGGGCCTGCCGGCGTTCGCGATCGTCGGCCTGCCCGACAAGGCGGTGTCCGAGGCGCGCGAGCGGGTGCGCTCGGCGCTGATCGCCTCTGGGCTGGCGCTGCCAGCGCGGCGCATCACCGTCAACCTGGCCCCGGCCGATGTGCCGAAGGAAGGCAGCCACTATGATCTGCCGATCGCGCTCGGCCTGATGGCCGCCATCGGCGCCATTCCGCCGGATGCGCTGGGCGGCTTCACCGTGCTCGGCGAGCTCGGCCTCGATGGCTCGATCGCCCCCGTCGCCGGCGTGTTGCCGGCCGCGATCGGTGCCAACTCACGCGAGGAAGGCCTGATCTGCCCGGCTGCCTGCGGCGCCGAGGCGGCGTGGGCGAGCCCCGACATCCAGATCATCGCGGCGAGCTCGCTGATCCAGATCGCCAACCATTTCAAGGGCACGCAGGTGCTGTCGCGGCCGCAGCCCAGGATTCACGAGGCGCAGGCGAGCCTGCTCGATCTGCGCGACATCAAGGGCCAGGAGAGCGGCAAGCGCGCGCTGGAGATCGCAGCCGCGGGCGGCCACCATCTGCTGATGATCGGCTCGCCCGGCGCCGGCAAGTCGATGCTCGCCGCACGGCTGCCCTCGATCCTGCCGCCGCTGTCGCCGGCGGAGCTGCTGGAAGTGTCGATGATCGCCTCGGTGGCCGGCGAGATCGAGGGCGGGGCGCTGACATCCAAGCGCCCGTTCCGCAGCCCGCATCACTCGGCCAGCATGGCGGCGCTGACCGGCGGCGGCCTGCGTGCCAAGCCGGGTGAGATCTCGCTGGCGCATCAGGGCGTGCTGTTCCTCGACGAGCTGCCGGAGTTCGACCCGCGCGTGCTCGACTCGCTGCGGCAGCCGCTGGAGAACGGCGAGGTCTCGATCTCACGCGCGAACCACCGCGTCACCTACCCGGCCCGCTTCATGCTGGTCGCGGCCATGAATCCGTGCCGCTGCGGCAAGGCGTTCGAGCCGGGATATGCCTGCAAGCGCGGCCGTATCGACCGCTGCACCGCGGACTATCAGATGCGCATCTCGGGCCCGCTGATGGATCGCATCGACCTGCGCATCGAGGTGCCGGCCGTTACCGCCGCCGACCTGATCCTGCCGCCGGCGAAGGAAGGCTCGAAGGAGGTCGCCGCCCGCGTCGCGGCCGCGCGCGACGTCCAGCGCAAGCGCTACGCCAAGGCCGGCCTGCCGCATGTCCGAACCAATGCCGAGGCGCCCGCTGCAGTGCTCGACGAGATCGCCAGACTGGACGCGCCGGGCCAGAAGCTGCTGCGCGAAGCGGCCGAGACGATGCGGCTGTCGGCCCGCGGCTATCACCGCGTGCTGCGCGTCGCCCGCACGCTCGCCGATCTCGACCACACTGATGCGATCGGCCGGCTGCATCTCGCCGAGGCCCTGTCCTACCGCGCGCTGGCTGAGGACAATCGCCACGCGGCGTGA